In Pongo abelii isolate AG06213 chromosome 15, NHGRI_mPonAbe1-v2.0_pri, whole genome shotgun sequence, a single window of DNA contains:
- the TSSK4 gene encoding testis-specific serine/threonine-protein kinase 4 isoform X5 yields MGKGDVLEAAPTITAYHSLMDEYGYEVMKVLRHKYLINFYQAIESTSRVYIILELAQGGDVLEWIQRYGACSEPLAGKWFSQLTLGIAYLHSKSIVHRLMPSLSAAGRDLKLENLLLDKWENVKISDFGFAKMVPSNQPVDSSPSYRQVNCFSHFSQTYCGSFAYACPEILRGLPYNPFLSDTWSMGIILYTLVVAHLPFDDTNLKKLLRETQKEVTFPANHTISQECKNLILQMLRQATKRATILDIIKDRWVLKFQPEQPTHEIRLLEAMCQLHNTTKQHQSLEIMT; encoded by the exons ATGGGGAAGGGAGATGTCTTAGAGGCAGCACCAACCATCACAGCCTACCATTCCCTCATGGATGAATATGGTTATGAG GTAATGAAAGTCTTGCGGCACAAGTACCTCATCAACTTCTATCAGGCCATTGAGAGCACATCTCGAGTATACATCATTCTGGAGCTGGCTCAGGGTGGTGACGTCCTTGAATGGATCCAGCGCTACGGGGCCTGCTCTGAGCCCCTTGCTGGCAAGTGGTTCTCCCAGCTGACCCTGGGCATTGCCTACCTGCACAGCAAGAGCATCGTGCACCG CCTGATGCCCAGCCTTTCTGCTGCTGGTAGGGACTTAAAGTTGGAGAACCTGTTGCTGGACAAGTGGGAGAATGTGAAGATATCAGACTTTGGCTTCGCCAAGATGGTGCCTTCTAACCAGCCTGTGGATTCTAGCCCTTCTTACCGCCAAGTGAACTGCTTTTCCCACTTCAGCCAGACTTACTGTGGCAGCTTTGCTTATGCTTGCCCGGAGATCTTACGAGGCTTGCCCTACAACCCTTTCCTGTCTGACACCTGGAGCATGGGCATCATCCTTTACACTCTAGTGGTCGCCCATCTGCCCTTTGATGACACCAATCTCAAAAAGCTGCTAAGAGAGACTCAGAAGGAGGTCACTTTCCCAGCTAACCATACCATCTCCCAGGAGTGCAAG AACTTGATCCTCCAGATGCTACGCCAAGCCACTAAGCGTgccaccattctggacatcatcAAGGATCGCTGGGTGCTCAagttccagcctgagcaacccaCCCATGAGATCAGGCTGCTTGAGGCCATGTGCCAGCTCCACAACACCACTAAACAGCACCAATCCTTGGAAATTATGACCTGA
- the TSSK4 gene encoding testis-specific serine/threonine-protein kinase 4 isoform X6 — protein MGKGDVLEAAPTITAYHSLMDEYGYEVMKVLRHKYLINFYQAIESTSRVYIILELAQGGDVLEWIQRYGACSEPLAGKWFSQLTLGIAYLHSKSIVHRDLKLENLLLDKWENVKISDFGFAKMVPSNQPVDSSPSYRQVNCFSHFSQTYCGSFAYACPEILRGLPYNPFLSDTWSMGIILYTLVVAHLPFDDTNLKKLLRETQKEVTFPANHTISQECKNLILQMLRQATKRATILDIIKDRWVLKFQPEQPTHEIRLLEAMCQLHNTTKQHQSLEIMT, from the exons ATGGGGAAGGGAGATGTCTTAGAGGCAGCACCAACCATCACAGCCTACCATTCCCTCATGGATGAATATGGTTATGAG GTAATGAAAGTCTTGCGGCACAAGTACCTCATCAACTTCTATCAGGCCATTGAGAGCACATCTCGAGTATACATCATTCTGGAGCTGGCTCAGGGTGGTGACGTCCTTGAATGGATCCAGCGCTACGGGGCCTGCTCTGAGCCCCTTGCTGGCAAGTGGTTCTCCCAGCTGACCCTGGGCATTGCCTACCTGCACAGCAAGAGCATCGTGCACCG GGACTTAAAGTTGGAGAACCTGTTGCTGGACAAGTGGGAGAATGTGAAGATATCAGACTTTGGCTTCGCCAAGATGGTGCCTTCTAACCAGCCTGTGGATTCTAGCCCTTCTTACCGCCAAGTGAACTGCTTTTCCCACTTCAGCCAGACTTACTGTGGCAGCTTTGCTTATGCTTGCCCGGAGATCTTACGAGGCTTGCCCTACAACCCTTTCCTGTCTGACACCTGGAGCATGGGCATCATCCTTTACACTCTAGTGGTCGCCCATCTGCCCTTTGATGACACCAATCTCAAAAAGCTGCTAAGAGAGACTCAGAAGGAGGTCACTTTCCCAGCTAACCATACCATCTCCCAGGAGTGCAAG AACTTGATCCTCCAGATGCTACGCCAAGCCACTAAGCGTgccaccattctggacatcatcAAGGATCGCTGGGTGCTCAagttccagcctgagcaacccaCCCATGAGATCAGGCTGCTTGAGGCCATGTGCCAGCTCCACAACACCACTAAACAGCACCAATCCTTGGAAATTATGACCTGA
- the MDP1 gene encoding magnesium-dependent phosphatase 1 isoform X2, whose protein sequence is MARLPKLAVFDLDYTLWPFWVDTHVDPPFHKSSDGTIRDRRGQDVRLYPEVPEVLKRLQSLGVPGAAASRTSEIEGANQLLELFDLIRYFVHREIYPGSKITHFERLQQKTGIPFSQMIFFDDERRNIVDVSKLGTE, encoded by the exons ATGGCGCGGCTACCGAAGCTGGCAGTCTTTGATTTGG ATTACACTCTCTGGCCTTTCTGGGTCGACACGCACGTAGACCCTCCGTTCCATAAGAGCAG TGATGGAACTATACGAGATAGGCGGGGCCAAGACGTCCGACTGTACCCAGAGGTGCCTGAGGTCCTAAAACGATTGCAGAGCCTTGGGGTGCCCGGTGCGGCTGCTTCAAG GACAAGTGAGATAGAAGGGGCCAACCAGCTACTGGAGCTCTTTGACCTTATCAGGTACTTTGTTCATCGGGAAATCTATCCAGGCAGCAAGATCACACACTTTGAGAG GTTGCAGCAGAAGACTGGAATTCCTTTCTCCCAGATGATCTTCTTTGATGATGAGAGGCGGAATATTGTAGACGTCAGCAAACTGGGTACTGAGTGA
- the TSSK4 gene encoding testis-specific serine/threonine-protein kinase 4 isoform X3: MGKGDVLEAAPTITAYHSLMDEYGYEVGKAIGHGSYGSVYEAFYTKQKVMLAVKIISKKKASDDYLNKFLPREIQVMKVLRHKYLINFYQAIESTSRVYIILELAQGGDVLEWIQRYGACSEPLAGKWFSQLTLGIAYLHSKSIVHRLMPSLSAAGRDLKLENLLLDKWENVKISDFGFAKMVPSNQPVDSSPSYRQVNCFSHFSQTYCGSFAYACPEILRGLPYNPFLSDTWSMGIILYTLVVAHLPFDDTNLKKLLRETQKEVTFPANHTISQECKVQLLIACVAQWRKTQARPLSPLL, from the exons ATGGGGAAGGGAGATGTCTTAGAGGCAGCACCAACCATCACAGCCTACCATTCCCTCATGGATGAATATGGTTATGAGGTGGGCAAGGCCATTGGCCATGGCTCCTATGGGTCAGTATATGAGGCTTTCTACACAAAGCAGAAGGTCATGTTGGCAGTCAAGATCATCTCAAAGAAGAAGGCCTCTGATGACTATCTTAACAAGTTCCTGCCCCGTGAAATACAG GTAATGAAAGTCTTGCGGCACAAGTACCTCATCAACTTCTATCAGGCCATTGAGAGCACATCTCGAGTATACATCATTCTGGAGCTGGCTCAGGGTGGTGACGTCCTTGAATGGATCCAGCGCTACGGGGCCTGCTCTGAGCCCCTTGCTGGCAAGTGGTTCTCCCAGCTGACCCTGGGCATTGCCTACCTGCACAGCAAGAGCATCGTGCACCG CCTGATGCCCAGCCTTTCTGCTGCTGGTAGGGACTTAAAGTTGGAGAACCTGTTGCTGGACAAGTGGGAGAATGTGAAGATATCAGACTTTGGCTTCGCCAAGATGGTGCCTTCTAACCAGCCTGTGGATTCTAGCCCTTCTTACCGCCAAGTGAACTGCTTTTCCCACTTCAGCCAGACTTACTGTGGCAGCTTTGCTTATGCTTGCCCGGAGATCTTACGAGGCTTGCCCTACAACCCTTTCCTGTCTGACACCTGGAGCATGGGCATCATCCTTTACACTCTAGTGGTCGCCCATCTGCCCTTTGATGACACCAATCTCAAAAAGCTGCTAAGAGAGACTCAGAAGGAGGTCACTTTCCCAGCTAACCATACCATCTCCCAGGAGTGCAAG GTCCAACTGCTCATTGCCTGTGTGGCACAATGGAGAAAAACTCAGGCAAGacctctctctcccctgctctAG
- the MDP1 gene encoding magnesium-dependent phosphatase 1 isoform X3, which produces MARLPKLAVFDLDYTLWPFWVDTHVDPPFHKSSDGTIRDRRGQDVRLYPEVPEVLKRLQSLGVPGAAASRTSEIEGANQLLELFDLIRCYLHSHPEWNESSNSKSRVTDICEGPNWALRSSLEESPFEA; this is translated from the exons ATGGCGCGGCTACCGAAGCTGGCAGTCTTTGATTTGG ATTACACTCTCTGGCCTTTCTGGGTCGACACGCACGTAGACCCTCCGTTCCATAAGAGCAG TGATGGAACTATACGAGATAGGCGGGGCCAAGACGTCCGACTGTACCCAGAGGTGCCTGAGGTCCTAAAACGATTGCAGAGCCTTGGGGTGCCCGGTGCGGCTGCTTCAAG GACAAGTGAGATAGAAGGGGCCAACCAGCTACTGGAGCTCTTTGACCTTATCAG GTGTTACCTGCATTCACATCCAGAATGGAATGAATCTTCAAACTCTAAGTCAAGGGTTACAGACATTTGCGAAGGCCCAAACTGGGCCTTGAGGTCCAGCCTTGAGGAGAGCCCATTTGAGGCCTAA
- the MDP1 gene encoding magnesium-dependent phosphatase 1 isoform X1, with product MARLPKLAVFDLDYTLWPFWVDTHVDPPFHKSSDGTIRDRRGQDVRLYPEVPEVLKRLQSLGVPGAAASRTSEIEGANQLLELFDLIRYFVHREIYPGSKITHFERLQQKTGIPFSQMIFFDDERRNIVDVSKLGVTCIHIQNGMNLQTLSQGLQTFAKAQTGP from the exons ATGGCGCGGCTACCGAAGCTGGCAGTCTTTGATTTGG ATTACACTCTCTGGCCTTTCTGGGTCGACACGCACGTAGACCCTCCGTTCCATAAGAGCAG TGATGGAACTATACGAGATAGGCGGGGCCAAGACGTCCGACTGTACCCAGAGGTGCCTGAGGTCCTAAAACGATTGCAGAGCCTTGGGGTGCCCGGTGCGGCTGCTTCAAG GACAAGTGAGATAGAAGGGGCCAACCAGCTACTGGAGCTCTTTGACCTTATCAGGTACTTTGTTCATCGGGAAATCTATCCAGGCAGCAAGATCACACACTTTGAGAG GTTGCAGCAGAAGACTGGAATTCCTTTCTCCCAGATGATCTTCTTTGATGATGAGAGGCGGAATATTGTAGACGTCAGCAAACTGG GTGTTACCTGCATTCACATCCAGAATGGAATGAATCTTCAAACTCTAAGTCAAGGGTTACAGACATTTGCGAAGGCCCAAACTGGGCCTTGA
- the TSSK4 gene encoding testis-specific serine/threonine-protein kinase 4 isoform X1, producing the protein MGKGDVLEAAPTITAYHSLMDEYGYEVGKAIGHGSYGSVYEAFYTKQKVMLAVKIISKKKASDDYLNKFLPREIQVMKVLRHKYLINFYQAIESTSRVYIILELAQGGDVLEWIQRYGACSEPLAGKWFSQLTLGIAYLHSKSIVHRLMPSLSAAGRDLKLENLLLDKWENVKISDFGFAKMVPSNQPVDSSPSYRQVNCFSHFSQTYCGSFAYACPEILRGLPYNPFLSDTWSMGIILYTLVVAHLPFDDTNLKKLLRETQKEVTFPANHTISQECKNLILQMLRQATKRATILDIIKDRWVLKFQPEQPTHEIRLLEAMCQLHNTTKQHQSLEIMT; encoded by the exons ATGGGGAAGGGAGATGTCTTAGAGGCAGCACCAACCATCACAGCCTACCATTCCCTCATGGATGAATATGGTTATGAGGTGGGCAAGGCCATTGGCCATGGCTCCTATGGGTCAGTATATGAGGCTTTCTACACAAAGCAGAAGGTCATGTTGGCAGTCAAGATCATCTCAAAGAAGAAGGCCTCTGATGACTATCTTAACAAGTTCCTGCCCCGTGAAATACAG GTAATGAAAGTCTTGCGGCACAAGTACCTCATCAACTTCTATCAGGCCATTGAGAGCACATCTCGAGTATACATCATTCTGGAGCTGGCTCAGGGTGGTGACGTCCTTGAATGGATCCAGCGCTACGGGGCCTGCTCTGAGCCCCTTGCTGGCAAGTGGTTCTCCCAGCTGACCCTGGGCATTGCCTACCTGCACAGCAAGAGCATCGTGCACCG CCTGATGCCCAGCCTTTCTGCTGCTGGTAGGGACTTAAAGTTGGAGAACCTGTTGCTGGACAAGTGGGAGAATGTGAAGATATCAGACTTTGGCTTCGCCAAGATGGTGCCTTCTAACCAGCCTGTGGATTCTAGCCCTTCTTACCGCCAAGTGAACTGCTTTTCCCACTTCAGCCAGACTTACTGTGGCAGCTTTGCTTATGCTTGCCCGGAGATCTTACGAGGCTTGCCCTACAACCCTTTCCTGTCTGACACCTGGAGCATGGGCATCATCCTTTACACTCTAGTGGTCGCCCATCTGCCCTTTGATGACACCAATCTCAAAAAGCTGCTAAGAGAGACTCAGAAGGAGGTCACTTTCCCAGCTAACCATACCATCTCCCAGGAGTGCAAG AACTTGATCCTCCAGATGCTACGCCAAGCCACTAAGCGTgccaccattctggacatcatcAAGGATCGCTGGGTGCTCAagttccagcctgagcaacccaCCCATGAGATCAGGCTGCTTGAGGCCATGTGCCAGCTCCACAACACCACTAAACAGCACCAATCCTTGGAAATTATGACCTGA
- the TSSK4 gene encoding testis-specific serine/threonine-protein kinase 4 isoform X2 codes for MGKGDVLEAAPTITAYHSLMDEYGYEVGKAIGHGSYGSVYEAFYTKQKVMLAVKIISKKKASDDYLNKFLPREIQVMKVLRHKYLINFYQAIESTSRVYIILELAQGGDVLEWIQRYGACSEPLAGKWFSQLTLGIAYLHSKSIVHRDLKLENLLLDKWENVKISDFGFAKMVPSNQPVDSSPSYRQVNCFSHFSQTYCGSFAYACPEILRGLPYNPFLSDTWSMGIILYTLVVAHLPFDDTNLKKLLRETQKEVTFPANHTISQECKNLILQMLRQATKRATILDIIKDRWVLKFQPEQPTHEIRLLEAMCQLHNTTKQHQSLEIMT; via the exons ATGGGGAAGGGAGATGTCTTAGAGGCAGCACCAACCATCACAGCCTACCATTCCCTCATGGATGAATATGGTTATGAGGTGGGCAAGGCCATTGGCCATGGCTCCTATGGGTCAGTATATGAGGCTTTCTACACAAAGCAGAAGGTCATGTTGGCAGTCAAGATCATCTCAAAGAAGAAGGCCTCTGATGACTATCTTAACAAGTTCCTGCCCCGTGAAATACAG GTAATGAAAGTCTTGCGGCACAAGTACCTCATCAACTTCTATCAGGCCATTGAGAGCACATCTCGAGTATACATCATTCTGGAGCTGGCTCAGGGTGGTGACGTCCTTGAATGGATCCAGCGCTACGGGGCCTGCTCTGAGCCCCTTGCTGGCAAGTGGTTCTCCCAGCTGACCCTGGGCATTGCCTACCTGCACAGCAAGAGCATCGTGCACCG GGACTTAAAGTTGGAGAACCTGTTGCTGGACAAGTGGGAGAATGTGAAGATATCAGACTTTGGCTTCGCCAAGATGGTGCCTTCTAACCAGCCTGTGGATTCTAGCCCTTCTTACCGCCAAGTGAACTGCTTTTCCCACTTCAGCCAGACTTACTGTGGCAGCTTTGCTTATGCTTGCCCGGAGATCTTACGAGGCTTGCCCTACAACCCTTTCCTGTCTGACACCTGGAGCATGGGCATCATCCTTTACACTCTAGTGGTCGCCCATCTGCCCTTTGATGACACCAATCTCAAAAAGCTGCTAAGAGAGACTCAGAAGGAGGTCACTTTCCCAGCTAACCATACCATCTCCCAGGAGTGCAAG AACTTGATCCTCCAGATGCTACGCCAAGCCACTAAGCGTgccaccattctggacatcatcAAGGATCGCTGGGTGCTCAagttccagcctgagcaacccaCCCATGAGATCAGGCTGCTTGAGGCCATGTGCCAGCTCCACAACACCACTAAACAGCACCAATCCTTGGAAATTATGACCTGA
- the CHMP4A gene encoding charged multivesicular body protein 4a has protein sequence MSGLGRLFGKGKKEKGPTPEEAIQKLKETEKILIKKQEFLEQKIQQELQTAKKYGTKNKRAALQALRRKKRFEQQLAQTDGTLSTLEFQREAIENATTNAEVLRTMELAAQSMKKAYQDMDIDKVDELMTDITEQQELAQQISDAISRPMGFGDDVDEDELLEELEELEQEELAQELLNVGDKEEEPPVKLPSVPSAHLPAGPAPKVDEDEEALKQLAEWVS, from the exons ATGAGTGGTCTCGGCAGGCTCTTCGGGAAGG ggaagaaggagaaagggCCAACCCCTGAAGAAGCAATACagaaactgaaggagacagagaagatACTGATCAAGAAACAGGAATTTTTGGAGCAGAAGATTCAACAGGAGCTACAAACAGCCAAGAAGTATGGGACCAAGAATAAGAGAG CTGCCCTACAGGCTTTGCGGAGGAAGAAAAGATTCGAACAGCAGCTGGCACAAACTGATGGGACATTATCCACCCTGGAGTTTCAGCGTGAGGCCATTGAGAATGCCACTACCAATGCAGAAGTCCTTCGTACCATGGAGCTTGCTGCCCAAAGCATGAAGAAGGCCTACCAGGACAT GGACATTGACAAGGTAGATGAACTGATGACTGACATCACAGAACAACAGGAGTTGGCCCAGCAGATCTCAGATGCCATTTCTCGGCCTATGGGCTTTGGAGATGATGTGGATGAG GATGAACTGCTGGAGGAGCTAGAggagctggagcaggaggaattGGCCCAGGAGTTGTTAAATGTGGGCGACAAGGAGGAAGAACCCCCAGTCAAATTGCCTAGTGTACCTTCTGCTCATCTGCCGGCAGGGCCAG CTCCCAAAGTGGATGAAGATGAAGAAGCACTAAAGCAGTTGGCTGAGTGGGTATCCTGA
- the TSSK4 gene encoding testis-specific serine/threonine-protein kinase 4 isoform X4: protein MGKGDVLEAAPTITAYHSLMDEYGYEVGKAIGHGSYGSVYEAFYTKQKVMLAVKIISKKKASDDYLNKFLPREIQVMKVLRHKYLINFYQAIESTSRVYIILELAQGGDVLEWIQRYGACSEPLAGKWFSQLTLGIAYLHSKSIVHRDLKLENLLLDKWENVKISDFGFAKMVPSNQPVDSSPSYRQVNCFSHFSQTYCGSFAYACPEILRGLPYNPFLSDTWSMGIILYTLVVAHLPFDDTNLKKLLRETQKEVTFPANHTISQECKVQLLIACVAQWRKTQARPLSPLL, encoded by the exons ATGGGGAAGGGAGATGTCTTAGAGGCAGCACCAACCATCACAGCCTACCATTCCCTCATGGATGAATATGGTTATGAGGTGGGCAAGGCCATTGGCCATGGCTCCTATGGGTCAGTATATGAGGCTTTCTACACAAAGCAGAAGGTCATGTTGGCAGTCAAGATCATCTCAAAGAAGAAGGCCTCTGATGACTATCTTAACAAGTTCCTGCCCCGTGAAATACAG GTAATGAAAGTCTTGCGGCACAAGTACCTCATCAACTTCTATCAGGCCATTGAGAGCACATCTCGAGTATACATCATTCTGGAGCTGGCTCAGGGTGGTGACGTCCTTGAATGGATCCAGCGCTACGGGGCCTGCTCTGAGCCCCTTGCTGGCAAGTGGTTCTCCCAGCTGACCCTGGGCATTGCCTACCTGCACAGCAAGAGCATCGTGCACCG GGACTTAAAGTTGGAGAACCTGTTGCTGGACAAGTGGGAGAATGTGAAGATATCAGACTTTGGCTTCGCCAAGATGGTGCCTTCTAACCAGCCTGTGGATTCTAGCCCTTCTTACCGCCAAGTGAACTGCTTTTCCCACTTCAGCCAGACTTACTGTGGCAGCTTTGCTTATGCTTGCCCGGAGATCTTACGAGGCTTGCCCTACAACCCTTTCCTGTCTGACACCTGGAGCATGGGCATCATCCTTTACACTCTAGTGGTCGCCCATCTGCCCTTTGATGACACCAATCTCAAAAAGCTGCTAAGAGAGACTCAGAAGGAGGTCACTTTCCCAGCTAACCATACCATCTCCCAGGAGTGCAAG GTCCAACTGCTCATTGCCTGTGTGGCACAATGGAGAAAAACTCAGGCAAGacctctctctcccctgctctAG